The Spartinivicinus poritis genome window below encodes:
- a CDS encoding TolC family protein, producing MIKAQGRVGYIKISIGVLALCATGCVVTPKPIDKEAINKRVTSDLEQMFKDQEPVRGEISLYEAMARALKYNLAHRLKMLDQVVKNRELDVSRYDLLPQLAASAGYKHRDNVNASSSFSVSRDTESLETSTSQDQELWNAQARVVWNVLDFGVSYLRQKQQANKVLIAEEQRRKVVQNIVQEVRQAYWRVVAAEQVEMKLKRVMREIEYALNTAKRMQHGALQKPLLTLKYRRDLLKTLRNLMKKKEQLSLAKADLARLMNVPLGSRYQVAQPPLATNTAVAFSAHQLQKLQLAALSYRPELMEMDYKSRIVRKEGKIAKLDLLPGLSFNLGAYYDDNSFLLNQSWAEAGIQVSYDLMKLARIPDINLLHETREKLVNMQRQALTSAVLSQVELSLRSYLAAKQDLEYSIWATDIEKQRYQQYQAASSSGVGERLELIQSQGDLLLATLDQYYQYAEVQSEYGMVLNSLGIDPLPKMMVSHDLTTISKTLQHYFEKDLRQHVGQIINSGPALASNTVESPGEKTVPD from the coding sequence ATGATAAAGGCCCAAGGACGGGTAGGGTATATCAAGATTTCTATAGGGGTTTTGGCGCTATGTGCGACTGGTTGTGTCGTCACGCCAAAACCAATTGATAAAGAAGCGATTAATAAACGGGTCACTTCTGATCTTGAACAAATGTTTAAAGATCAGGAGCCTGTTAGGGGCGAAATCTCACTTTATGAGGCGATGGCTCGTGCTTTAAAATACAACTTAGCCCATCGCTTAAAAATGCTCGATCAAGTGGTTAAAAACCGCGAACTGGATGTTTCTCGCTATGATTTGTTGCCACAATTAGCGGCGTCTGCCGGTTATAAACACCGGGACAATGTAAATGCTTCCAGCAGCTTTTCTGTTTCTCGCGATACAGAGTCTCTCGAAACGTCGACTTCCCAAGACCAAGAACTATGGAACGCTCAGGCCCGTGTTGTTTGGAATGTTTTGGATTTTGGGGTGAGTTACTTACGCCAGAAACAACAGGCAAATAAAGTGCTGATTGCAGAAGAGCAGCGTCGAAAAGTGGTGCAAAATATTGTGCAAGAAGTACGACAGGCATATTGGCGAGTGGTAGCTGCAGAACAGGTTGAAATGAAACTTAAACGGGTCATGCGTGAAATTGAGTATGCATTAAATACTGCCAAAAGAATGCAGCATGGCGCGCTACAAAAACCATTGCTGACCTTAAAATATCGCCGTGATTTGTTGAAAACGCTGCGTAATTTAATGAAAAAAAAGGAACAGCTTTCCTTGGCTAAAGCAGATTTAGCGCGGCTAATGAATGTTCCGCTGGGTAGCCGCTATCAGGTTGCTCAGCCCCCCTTAGCAACTAATACCGCTGTTGCGTTTAGTGCTCATCAATTGCAAAAACTACAGCTGGCAGCATTAAGCTATCGACCAGAATTAATGGAAATGGACTATAAATCACGCATAGTCAGAAAAGAAGGTAAGATAGCGAAATTGGATTTATTACCTGGTTTATCATTTAACCTGGGTGCTTATTATGACGATAACAGCTTTTTGCTTAACCAAAGTTGGGCTGAAGCGGGTATCCAAGTGTCGTATGATTTGATGAAACTGGCCCGTATTCCTGATATTAATTTACTCCATGAAACGCGAGAAAAGTTAGTCAATATGCAACGTCAGGCATTAACTTCGGCGGTTTTATCTCAGGTGGAATTGTCATTACGGAGCTATCTCGCGGCTAAACAAGATTTGGAGTACTCTATTTGGGCGACAGACATTGAAAAACAACGTTATCAGCAATACCAGGCAGCAAGTAGCAGTGGGGTTGGTGAGCGGTTAGAGCTAATCCAGTCACAAGGGGATTTATTACTGGCGACACTTGATCAGTATTATCAATATGCAGAGGTACAAAGCGAGTATGGCATGGTGCTTAATTCGCTGGGAATTGATCCATTACCCAAAATGATGGTTAGTCATGACCTAACGACAATTTCCAAGACATTACAGCACTACTTTGAAAAAGACTTGCGTCAGCATGTAGGCCAAATAATTAATAGTGGACCGGCTTTGGCGAGTAACACTGTTGAGTCGCCAGGTGAGAAGACAGTACCAGACTAA
- a CDS encoding type III secretion system chaperone — protein MTEKSRVAVQNVTAQLTQWLISAGFAEAADSNDQGIYCFNYDQRWLLNIESVTTIEQLYFYAVLTRLTDVGRQQLAEFLLKQNLLDLATEGYSFALDDDDHVILWHRVTAKEITNAMVFQDSLFHFVDIADRWWHQLQAYSDMSPAQTARSAQSAEPLAIKV, from the coding sequence GTGACAGAGAAATCGAGAGTTGCTGTGCAGAATGTAACCGCACAATTAACGCAATGGCTTATTTCAGCTGGTTTTGCAGAAGCAGCGGATAGCAATGATCAAGGGATTTATTGTTTTAATTATGATCAACGCTGGTTGCTGAATATTGAGTCTGTGACTACGATTGAACAACTCTATTTTTATGCTGTATTAACCCGTTTGACAGACGTTGGTAGACAACAACTGGCCGAGTTTTTGTTAAAACAAAATTTATTAGACTTGGCTACAGAAGGGTATAGCTTTGCCCTGGATGACGATGATCATGTCATTCTTTGGCATCGGGTTACTGCAAAAGAAATAACCAATGCGATGGTTTTTCAAGATAGCTTGTTTCATTTTGTAGATATAGCTGATCGGTGGTGGCATCAGTTGCAGGCTTATTCTGATATGTCTCCAGCGCAAACGGCACGGTCTGCTCAAAGCGCAGAGCCTTTAGCGATTAAAGTGTAA